In Nymphaea colorata isolate Beijing-Zhang1983 chromosome 10, ASM883128v2, whole genome shotgun sequence, the genomic stretch GAGCCGTGGGATGTCCGACTCTTGGACGAGACAATCCATGCCGACGGTCCGTTTTAGCTCGGACTGAGCTGCAGCCATCTTGTTCGGGTGGCGAAGCAATTCTGTCATGGCCCATTCCACTATGATACTGCTTGTGTCCGTTCCAGCAACAAAGAGGTCCTGCTAAATGCACAAAGATGACAGGGCCTTTTATAAGATGACAATGACAGATCAAAAAAGGGGGAAAGTATAGGTTAGTAATTTTTCTATGCAGAGAAgaactaaaatttcaaaattttaatagcgaaaatataatttttacaattttttatatatgttaaactaaaaattttaaattatatatatatataatttttacttTTGAAGGGAGACCATGGCCTTTACTGGCACCCTTTTTCCACCCCTACTCATAGAGTCGCTAGCAGACAGTGGCATAAAAAGGGAAATGTGGAAATCCATGTgactataaaaaagaaaaaagttaaagagaactgcaaataaaattaaaaaaaaaaagattggaaAAGACAATATCCAGAACCCTCTCTCTATTAATCTGTTGGGGGAGTAGGAATCTATTAATGTGTTGGGGagtaagaaaaatattttatcttatcATGCTTTTCTAGCGATATTAATGGTTTGACATATGTATAAGAAAGAGAGTTTTGATTCCGGTCCCAATAATCTGGAAACGTCAAGGTTAAATTGAGATAAAATACAGTACTGATGTTGAAAACTTACAAAAATACGTTCACATTTAACTGTTAACAAGAacatgtttaattaaaacaGCACCTATTGATTTTGTTTGTGATATTGATTTCAATAACAAATTGCAGAAACATCACTTGTATTTTCCGCTcatgtaaaaaactaaaaagtgaCTACTTTCAAATACTCGCGTGGAGGCGCTTTTGGGTGtattaagaaaattttgtttccaaaaatGCTCAATAATATAAAGGTTGATTTGACCTAAAAAGGCTCCTACTTTTACCGAAATCCTGAAAAACATCCATAATTGAAGGTtgacaattttcttattttgtgtgaacagattttttttttttttacgtggCTGCAAGATAAAGGAGAAACTTATTCATTTAATTTGGACAAAGCTGTCTCTATCTTGACGTTAGAAAGATTCTCCGTCTTGTGAtggcaaaattttcttttcttttaggaTCACCTTAAAGCACATTTATCCATGATTTCACATATATCGAAGTAAATGTTCACTGAGGATCTGTTTTGAATACATGAAATTCTTTACTGTAGAGCTGAAACTCCAGTTAATTTCGATCAAAAGTTTCAGTTGTAGACAAACACATAGTTTTCccgtgaaacaaacacacacagagTTTTAATACCCCGAGAGTTTTGAATCTATCATGGAGCTTTAGTACCTAAACAAGTGAAACTTgaatgttaaaagaaaatttttgcttATTAAGTTATTGATACTTAAAACAAAGTCTCGTGAAATCAAGCGATGAAGTAAATAGAAggtgaaaaaaagcaaaagaaattccACTACTTTTATATAGAAAGTAACTTGAACTTAtatttagagaaaaagaagaaagaatccaaagtttcccaaaagaaaagaaaaaagtagagGATAAAATGGATGGGATAAGGGTAGGTGGAGTCGGTACCGCTAGTATTGGCTTAATGTTCTGTCTAGTGAAGCCGGAGTTTGGGGTCTCCACAAGTCGGAGCAGCACGTCCAAGAAatcctccctctccttcttcaacccTTCTGCTTCAGAACCATGCGACTGTGATCGTTTCTCGATCAATTCATCAAACACAGCATGAAATTGTTTCATCAAAGTCCCAACCCTTCGCCTGAGCCCCTGAGGATCCACAAATCTTAGAATCGGAAAGTAGTCAACAACGTTCGGCTTCGTGGCCGCCTCTGTCAACCCCCACACCACGCCCTGGAACTCTCCCGTCGACTCTGATTCCAAATCCACCACGTCCTCCGAGAACACTGTACTGGACATCAAGTTGAGAGCCATTTTGAAGACGCACTGACCGATGTTGACCGGACGTCCGGCCACCGATGCCGTGTGGATGTGTTTGAGGAGCACTCGCACCTTCTCCTCCCGGAGTCCCCTCATGGCCTCCAGCTTCTTAGGCGCGAACAACTCGTTATTGCAGACGCGTCTTATTTCCCGCCATCTCGGGCAATTCTGGTTCATTATGATGGACGACTCGGGGTAGTCGCACACGTTGAGTGCATCCAGAGTGGTCCGGCCGGCAAAGTCCTGGTCGTGCTTCTGCAGCACCTCTTCCGCCATCTCTGCCGAGGACACCACCACAGTGGTAGCCAACCCAAGGCGAAGGCTCATGAGGGGTCCATACCGCTTGGAGAGCTTAGCCAAAGACTCATTGGGCATATCGCCAACCTGGAACAGGGAGCCGACCACCGGCAAACCCACCGGGCCTGGTGGTAGCTTGCTGGTTTTCCAGGAAATGAGGTTGTAGAAGATGACAAAGGATAGCAAGATGCAAACATAAGGTACCAAATCACAAAGGGCAGCCATTTATTTCTGCTAGCTCCTATTCTTTGTTCCTCTCCCTTCGTTTTCGACTGCCTTGATCGCTTTATAAAAGGCTACCCAGGCTTGCAAGCACGTCATTTACGGTCACGCCATTCCAGACGATCACCGCCTATGTCACCGAGGTACGGATACGAATACTGATACgatattttcataaatattgaTACGGCAATACGgtgaaaattatatattttttaatttaaaaaaacataagatGTTCATTCCATAGATAATCCCATCTGCACATGAACAAACAACTTACAATTTACAAATACAGGAAAGAACAAAGGTGTCCCACAAGTAAACAATTTCCACATTTTTGTCTCCTGCCACGAAATAAAAAGACTAGAGCCACAACCATGCCGAATTTTACCGCCAACTGGTTTGCTCTTATGATGGGCCAGATCGTATGCGACATTTACCCCAAAATCCGATAACCCCATGATGGCTGGTCAGTCCCCAAATTGAAACCCTAACAGGAACAAACACGAAAGATAGACAATGGAGTCCATGGTTGCCGCTCGCTGTCTGTCGCCGTCCATTGCCGGTCGCCGTCCGTCACCAGCCACCGCCCGCCGTCGCTGCCCAAAGTCCCTGGCGAACCCAAGCATCCACCGCCGGAAGAACAAAAGAGGGTCGagggagaaaaggaggaagagaggagaagaCGACgagttttttaaagttttcatatggtttggatcgggttttGATtcgaaatcaaatccaaacgTACCACCACGCACTGCCGTACCGGTTTTGTCCTACCGGCATACCGGTACGAATACGCGGGTCACACCGGCATACCACGGTGACTTAGATCACGGTCATCCTTTGCAATGGAAATAGTAACTTATTACTCAATTGTACGTACCCCGAAGACTGTTCGACTAAGTACCCCTCGTCGGTGCTCggcaattttcacaattctcaCATACagtaaatataatattatcaaaaattataaattaaaaaaacattaaattaataattcactatTAAAGtgacaaacaaaacattgtttatcaatatCATTATTCTAGTCATTTAtcaaaaaaacaggaaaaaaaaccccgaaagagaaaagaagaagagctcAACCTAActtaaaatctgtttttttttttgttcggatCGGGTTTAAtccaaacccgatccaaaacgtatccatgCCGTATCCACACCCGTATCTCCGTGTATCCTCATATTAATATGGATACGTGGGACAAATAGacgtatccgtgtgacttagcgTGTTCGTTCATCGCACGATTTTAAGTTGTGGAACATAAAGTAAAATTAGTCTTAAAATGGAACTAGAGAAAAGCACTCTAAATATTGAGATTGAGAtacctctctcctctctctcgtTTATGCACGCAAAGGTTCTCAAGCGAAAATCGATAATTATATACATAGCCAATGGTTCTCAAGCGAAAATCGATAATTATATACATAGCCAATGATGATACATGTTAATTATatacttaagaaaatgaaattctttaCATGTACAAATAGTTTTGGGATAGTTTTTAGTAGGATAACGACTACCTCTGCTAGAAATATATGCTCGTTGTTCTTTGATCATTGGAGTCATATGAAGGCCTAAAAGACAGCAAAAGCAAGTCCATGTTCCTCCCAATCAACATGAAGGCCATTAAGGCTGATCTTGGCCTGCACCCTGATTGACTGATTGGATTTCACTGATGACCCGATCGACCAccttctaaaaatcaaaagagagagagagatcaaggaTTAGGCAACTTTGGAGTTTTTGAACTTGGGGTtgccaaaaaggaagaaactccTAACCAATGGTCCACCGGCCTCTATCGTCAAgaaatataacatatatattgaGAGAACCAACCAATTCAGCCTTCTCCTCCCATTTTTGATCTTTGCAACcgattcaagaaaaaaaaaacccaatcAAAAAGATATTCTAATAAAGACGCTCCACGGTCGAAGTCATGTGAGGTAGCAATACCAAACCAAATAGGACGAGTAGTGGGGTCCTCAGCTAAGCCTTGGCTAAAGCTTGGAAATCTTAATGCCATAATAACTTTCAAATCCTCCTAGTCATTATCCTACTCAAATAATTCTTGCCCAGCAATTCCACCCGGAAGGTAATGGGTTACCAGTACAACGAGTCCTTGTATAATGTTGTTTTATATTGACAAAATTCAAATTGTATCTGACTCGGCCGAGTCAACTGATCTTGATAGAGTTTTGGTGTGGATCACTTGGGTCCTAACCATGATCCACTAAGTGAACGATCCCGATCTTACTCTTGCGATCAGATCGCtaggtttgccaactatgaacCGAAGAAGGGATTTGGTTAAGGTTGCACTTGCTACTTGAGGATGATAGAACCTTACTCACGTGCAAATTGGTgacttgcaagttgcaaccaTTCCCACACTATTTGATTGAGATAGAAAAAGAGTAAGAGTGGAataagaagagagggagagatagagaggaaaAGTTTATTTGGTTCGGCTATTAGATGCCTACATCCATGAACTGAGTGACCGGTCTTCACTTGATTCTCATCAGCCGAATTACAATATGTTCTCTTATATGTACAACAAAGGCTAAAAGCATTAAGCCAAATAGGAGTACAACAATCGCCTGTAATAAAGAAAACATTTGTTCAACATTCAAAAGCCGATTGATGCTAATTCCTTATTCATTCAATCAATGAACAGGGCAATAGATCTCTCAACGGgccattttatttttattactccccctcaagtggggaGCAGATGTTAGGACATCCCCACTTGTTAGATGCGActtgaagtttttcttttgcGACTCCTTCAGTTAAAGCATCAACAACTTGCTCAAGTCCACTTGTGTAAAGAGTTTTGATTTCGCCGgatttagtctttttttttgaCATAGTGACAGTCGATTTTAATGTGCTTTATCCTTTCATGAAAGATTGGATTGGTAGAGATATAAATGACAGCTAgattatcacaaaacattggcATGGGTTTTGAAACTTCAAAGTTTAATTCTTTAATCACGTTCCTAATCCATATGAGTTTGCTAGTTCCTGCAGCCATAGCACGATATTTTGCTTGTGCACTAGATGTAgccactttttctttcttgcttttccaggCTACAAGGTTCTCACCAACTAATTCCTACAGCCATGGCACAACATTTCGCTTGTGCACTATATCTagccactatttttttttttttgcttttccagaCTACAAGGTTCCCACCAACAAAAACACAATATCTTGTTGTTGATTTTCTGTTGTTGGTGTCTCCCGTGCAGTTTGTATCTATAAATCCCACTATGTCTACGTTTTTGATTCCTTTTGTACCAGAGTCTTTGTTGTGGAGAGCCTTTGATGTATCAAAAAATGTGATTTACAACCTTCACGTATGACTCGCTTGGGCTTTGCCTGTACCTGCTAGTGACATTCACAACAAAAGGTaaaaagaaaatccaagaaAGGGAACTTTGAGGACAACATGAGATTTGCCAAACTGAGATTTTTATCATCATGCTTGGAATCGAGTTGCTGCAAGGGTTTCTAGGTAGAAGTCATTGCTTGTTAAGAACTAAAGTTACACTATCCTGAATTATCGCATTATGCAATATAACTAACAAATTGCAAGATGGCCACTATCGAACATTGCAACgtggttgatgatttttcttgctattttgatatttgttgatgatttttcttgcTATTTTGAGAT encodes the following:
- the LOC116263411 gene encoding geraniol 8-hydroxylase-like isoform X2 produces the protein MAALCDLVPYVCILLSFVIFYNLISWKTSKLPPGPVGLPVVGSLFQVGDMPNESLAKLSKRYGPLMSLRLGLATTVVVSSAEMAEEVLQKHDQDFAGRTTLDALNVCDYPESSIIMNQNCPRWREIRRVCNNELFAPKKLEAMRGLREEKVRVLLKHIHTASVAGRPVNIGQCVFKMALNLMSSTVFSEDVVDLESESTGEFQGVVWGLTEAATKPNVVDYFPILRFVDPQGLRRRVGTLMKQFHAVFDELIEKRSQSHGSEAEGLKKEREDFLDVLLRLVETPNSGFTRQNIKPILADLFVAGTDTSSIIVEWAMTELLRHPNKMAAAQSELKRTVGMDCLVQESDIPRLPYLQAVVKETLRLHPSAPLLMPHRADVTKRVAGFTIPKHTQVVVNAWAIGRDASYWENPTSFSPERFISSNIDFKGKNFQFIPFGAGRRMCVGMALGQRMVHLILASLLHAFSWELPPGIEPEQVNVEAKFGIALRKAVPLTVFPSPLMDT
- the LOC116263411 gene encoding geraniol 8-hydroxylase-like isoform X1, translating into MAALCDLVPYVCILLSFVIFYNLISWKTSKLPPGPVGLPVVGSLFQVGDMPNESLAKLSKRYGPLMSLRLGLATTVVVSSAEMAEEVLQKHDQDFAGRTTLDALNVCDYPESSIIMNQNCPRWREIRRVCNNELFAPKKLEAMRGLREEKVRVLLKHIHTASVAGRPVNIGQCVFKMALNLMSSTVFSEDVVDLESESTGEFQGVVWGLTEAATKPNVVDYFPILRFVDPQGLRRRVGTLMKQFHAVFDELIEKRSQSHGSEAEGLKKEREDFLDVLLRLVETPNSGFTRQNIKPILAQDLFVAGTDTSSIIVEWAMTELLRHPNKMAAAQSELKRTVGMDCLVQESDIPRLPYLQAVVKETLRLHPSAPLLMPHRADVTKRVAGFTIPKHTQVVVNAWAIGRDASYWENPTSFSPERFISSNIDFKGKNFQFIPFGAGRRMCVGMALGQRMVHLILASLLHAFSWELPPGIEPEQVNVEAKFGIALRKAVPLTVFPSPLMDT